The Thunnus maccoyii chromosome 15, fThuMac1.1, whole genome shotgun sequence DNA segment atCTGAGGGGAATATCACTGGTCTCCTTCAGCGGGGCTGTCTTCATTGAATGGCAACCTTTAGTGAAGTCTCCTGTTAGGACCTTTGACACGAAAATATACTTGTGTCCGTCTGCGTTTGGGGGCGAGTACTGATCCTGGACAGACAGTGCAGAGTTGACAGCAAAATACACCCCCTGGCCATAGACAGTGGCTATGTGGAGAAACCATTGCGTTAGAAATTGATACTCAAGACGAGACAAATTGAATACAAGTCAACAGAAgtgttttataaaaacatacCATTCTTTCCACAGAAACTTCTGTTGAATCCGTGGACGCAAATCTCTTTCACGCTCGTCTCACTAGTGCCGTGGTAGAGTGTCCGTTCAATTTCCGGGTACTCTGCTCGCTGCAGAACGCTTGCCTTCTTTAGCTTGTACTGATTGTACAGCAATCGATTCATTAACTTCTCCACCTGGGGAAAAACTTCATGTTATTACAGATACACCAAATAATTTGTTGCAAAAtatgtagggtttttttttcacctgtatGATTCTGATCTTGCTGTGGTATTCCTGTATGGTCTCATAGAAATTCTTCACCACATTCTGAAATTCATCAGATTCCTCATTGACTTTTGTTGCTTCAGGCAGGTTTGATAGCAGGGAGTATTCCTCTTCTGTTAATAAATGATTTCGTTTTAATAGACAGAGATATCAGAGATACGGAGTCACAAAACGGGTATTAAAAGATTATCAGAACAGCCAAAAATTTAACTGAATACATTGATGAATGATATTGTTAAATACGTAAAATTCAGCTGCttagttttcttgttttttggtaTTGGcacacatttatttgcttttctaTCCCCTATTTTCCTCATGCATCAGTGGAGCAACTGAGGATTGTGTGGTTAGCTATCTTACCTGCAAACCCAGTGGCTAAATACACTTGAGCACTAGTCTTTTGAGCTAGCTACCTAGCTGAAGCTAACTTTCTTCGTTAAACGACACCAGCCAGTGCACGTTATGTTAAGCATCCATATACTGTGCTGCATACTGCTGTAGTATCACTATATATACACGCGTACATACTAGTAAATGAAGCTAGAGCATTTTAGCCAGCAAGCTAACACTAACAGAGTTAGATAGCTAACCCTACTGAGAAGGTTTAGTCGACATTAAGAGAAGCAAAACACTAAATCAAACAAATTTACAAAAaggataaaaagataaaaagactaaaaaaacttatttccattgtggtcctcGATGAAGACACGAGATAATGTTATGAAGATAAACATGGTGTCTAAGAATTTAAATTAACTTTCCCGCTAAAAGGCTGCTTTTGACTTGTTTGATAAACTCTTACTACATCATTCTGCGCTAGAGCACAATAAAGTTCCCTTTACCTGGTACATCCTCCTCCAAATCTCCTAAATTAAGCAATTTCCTGGAGATTTTCGCAGATTTCCCCGAAGCTTTGTTGTATTCCTGCATCTTTTCAAAACTGATAATGTGGGGCTGATTGTTGAGCAAAACATCAACTGTTTTCAGCTTCATCCTCCAAGCGTTCTCGATGAACACTGTAGCATCGGGTGAATAAGGAATCTTGTCTGGGGAGTCTGGATCATGATGCACCCACTGGACAGTCCTCAGGATTTCCCGGTCCAATATCCAATTGGGTattttctccagcagcagcttcacatcCAGCATTGCTCCGGCCACATAGTCGTTAAAGCCAGAAACAGTGATTATGGTACCTACAACTTGAATCTCAACTGCGTGCTTCCTCTTGATCAATTCCAGACACTTCTTGTGGTAATCGGACATGTTCTTCATGCTCCGGTGCTCCAGTTTCTCCTCAACCTGCCTCTGGTTTACCTTCTTCCCGAAAGCTATGTCCACCCGAATCAGGTCACAGTTGTAACCTGCAAACACAACTATCTGGATTGTGTTAGCTGCCTTGATGGTGTCTTGTAAGCTAATATCGCAATCCTTCTCCGGTTGATCCACCTGGGGGGACTTGTTAGCACTACTAGAGGAGCCTtcacattggatcattttcttGGACAACTCCAAGGCTTTTTGCAGCTGTTGCTCCTCATCCTCCAAAGACCAATGGCTGGACTCCATAGAGTACTGGATGGCTAGAGACAGTTGGGCCTCTTCTTCCAGATTGCTAGAAAGGCCCAGGCCTCCATCACTTGGCAGGAGTAACCCACCTGTAGCATTCCCTTCAGTTAAAGGCTGAGGAGCATCAACATCTGTCACATCAGACTTAAGTTCTGACAGGCTGGTCGGTTCCTCTGCTGTGTACAGGTCCAAATCCTCCATGTCATCCTTTGGATCTGAATTGGACACACTGTCTTCGGGTCTTTCTTCAATGGCTGAGACAATTTTCTTTGCATCCTCTAAAAGGCCTGCAAAGATATGAACAGCTTGTTTGAAACTGCGcagaaatatggaaaaaaatattaaggAAAGCAGATACTACCTCTGTCTGTAGTTCCATTAAGATCTGTTTGCATTGAATCCGATTTTAACTCCTGTAGAGAACCATCTATAGACACTTCCTGGAATTTTTTATAGGACATCATGTTCCATGCAGTTTCAAAAATGTCctgaaattataaatgaaactgttttattaaaacagAATGATAAACCTGAAGTACACACTGTTTGTGATATCTCATTGAAACTGTTAAAAATTGGGTATGATCACTAAGTAAGCAAAGTACAGTCCAGCTCAGAAAAATAAGTACAGTGAAGCTATAACTTTTAGCAGACAAGACTTATTCGAGAACACAGTgagccttgtttgtttttttaatgggaaAATGGAGCATTCACTTCTGCCTTGTGGAGGATGGTGAAGTACACCTCAGGTTATACTGTTTTAAGGCAGAGTACTTGTCATGATGGAATAACAGCTGGTATAAGTGGCCAACTGTGGggaagtgtaaaaataacaaactcCCTGGATCAAGTTGCATATTGTAGTTTGAATAACAAAAAAGACAAGCACATTTTTGCTTTGTTCCATCATTTTGTTACCTGGTGTGGCAGAGGTTCCCAGGGCAACTGCTTTGGGCTGACGTAGACCTGAAACTTGGTCTCCATCTGCTTCATGATGCTCTTGCATTCCTCATCGCAGAGAAAGCGAGCCACTCCTGGAACATTTACTGTGATGGTTCTGGTGCAGAGAGAGGAGACCACACTTTGCAGCAATTCCTCAGCCATTTGGCAAGCTGCAGCATGGCCATGGATCTATCAGGTacattcaaaaataaatgaaacagttCTTGAGTATTAGAATCTCAGAAACATTGATTAACACAATACCAGAAGTGAACAAAATAGAAGCTTCAAAACCAAACATTCAGTCACCACTGCCATCAAAAATCTCTGTTTCTACATGTGATACCACATACCTTTAACCCACAGACGTCTTCTGCTTCTAGTGGAAAAATAGACACTTGGTCCATTTCAGCCAAGAGCTGATGACAATGGATCTGGATGTATTTCAGCATGCCTGGCTCCATGGAGATGACTGTCTCCCTTTCAATGGGTGTAGTGAGAAACTTCAGGATAGCAGTCTGCTTCTCACTCTCCATCCCTTTCAGAGTCAACACATCTATATTCCCTCCTTGTTCTGACACAGAGGAGAAACCCAGAGCCTGAAGGAACTCGGACCACTCTCTGCAATATAACATGCATTCATACTCCTTGTCCACTGGTATGCTGAAGTGACAAAGTTGGGATTTCAAAAAGCTACATGCTTGGTTAGCAAAGTTCTGGGATAGTGATGATACAGCCACATTACAGTCTGATACAGTGTACACAGCGGGCAACCCACTTTGATTCATAGTTTGAAATAGCCGCTCTTTTACATCTTTTCTGGAAAGGAGCTGAGCTTCTTCTGGCTTGAGGGTAAACTGAATCTCAGCCACATTGgcaaaaaaatccaagatggtgtgCTTTATCTGCTCCAATATTTGTGTGTCAAGTCCAGCAACATGCACACCATCATCTCTGATTTGTATGGTGAAATCTGGGTGAGCCTTTTCAATGTCCTGTAGAAGGGTGCTGGGTTGAAACAAAGCAAGTTTTGCTGGGTCAGTTATAGCAATATGGCTCGATGGTGTAGCTATGTCCTCTGTTTGATCCTCCATGACTTCGTCTGCAACCTCCTCAACCACTTCAGGGGTGGCAAGAGGTTCCAAGGTCGTCTGAAAGAGGTCAGTGTGGCTGTTGGCACTGGCCTCTATGGGAGGAAGAGTCTGCATTTGAATATCACTCATATCCGCAGAGTTGCTCTCAGTCATATCTTTGCTCCCAATTTCAGAGTTTGGTGATGGTACCCTTTCTGCAGGATGAAGAAAGTCAAAATATGGCTTCACTAAGAGCTCAGAATCATCCAGCTTGTGTGAGTGATCCAGAACTGGgtccacagctgtttaaaaaaaaaagacattttattcattaagACAACCATAAGGGAGCAATGAAAGAGCTTTAAAGGGTGTACCGTGCAAAACTTACATTCGCAGTTGACAAACGACACCTTGGCTGTACCCTCTGAAAGCATGGTGACCTCCTTCACCTTC contains these protein-coding regions:
- the parp10 gene encoding uncharacterized protein parp10, which translates into the protein MPVESQEERSVEVLALPEEVDEELLYLYFENKRRSGGGPLLSVEKNGDRALLVFEEAEAAAQVLSKGHHVLHNVELSVRKPASKDRYRLLLRGINPNTSTEMIELYVENMIGLNLSEYTLYPSTGRDLILIHLSQPFSKDLQNLNARIARRALDGAKVTLEQIEQTDSILVDNLHPGITSDMLSLYFESKRGGNQKVKEVTMLSEGTAKVSFVNCESVDPVLDHSHKLDDSELLVKPYFDFLHPAERVPSPNSEIGSKDMTESNSADMSDIQMQTLPPIEASANSHTDLFQTTLEPLATPEVVEEVADEVMEDQTEDIATPSSHIAITDPAKLALFQPSTLLQDIEKAHPDFTIQIRDDGVHVAGLDTQILEQIKHTILDFFANVAEIQFTLKPEEAQLLSRKDVKERLFQTMNQSGLPAVYTVSDCNVAVSSLSQNFANQACSFLKSQLCHFSIPVDKEYECMLYCREWSEFLQALGFSSVSEQGGNIDVLTLKGMESEKQTAILKFLTTPIERETVISMEPGMLKYIQIHCHQLLAEMDQVSIFPLEAEDVCGLKIHGHAAACQMAEELLQSVVSSLCTRTITVNVPGVARFLCDEECKSIMKQMETKFQVYVSPKQLPWEPLPHQDIFETAWNMMSYKKFQEVSIDGSLQELKSDSMQTDLNGTTDRGLLEDAKKIVSAIEERPEDSVSNSDPKDDMEDLDLYTAEEPTSLSELKSDVTDVDAPQPLTEGNATGGLLLPSDGGLGLSSNLEEEAQLSLAIQYSMESSHWSLEDEEQQLQKALELSKKMIQCEGSSSSANKSPQVDQPEKDCDISLQDTIKAANTIQIVVFAGYNCDLIRVDIAFGKKVNQRQVEEKLEHRSMKNMSDYHKKCLELIKRKHAVEIQVVGTIITVSGFNDYVAGAMLDVKLLLEKIPNWILDREILRTVQWVHHDPDSPDKIPYSPDATVFIENAWRMKLKTVDVLLNNQPHIISFEKMQEYNKASGKSAKISRKLLNLGDLEEDVPEEEYSLLSNLPEATKVNEESDEFQNVVKNFYETIQEYHSKIRIIQVEKLMNRLLYNQYKLKKASVLQRAEYPEIERTLYHGTSETSVKEICVHGFNRSFCGKNATVYGQGVYFAVNSALSVQDQYSPPNADGHKYIFVSKVLTGDFTKGCHSMKTAPLKETSDIPLRYDSVTDDITKPSMFVIFNDTQAYPEYLITCQRIHR